One region of Chaetodon auriga isolate fChaAug3 chromosome 5, fChaAug3.hap1, whole genome shotgun sequence genomic DNA includes:
- the smarca2 gene encoding putative global transcription activator SNF2L2 — protein sequence MSTPSDTPGGMSHPGPSPGAGLSPGPILGPSPGPDPSPGSVHSMMGPSPGPGTPSAPHSMQGQGQSDYSQDSMYPMHKTMEGMNDKSMADAMHFGHMKGVGMRSLHSGMGPPQSPMDQHNQGYISPHPSPMGVHEHASSPMSGGGGGPTPPHMPPSQSGPMMPMDPQGAMPNMGQQGRGPSAFSPVQLQQLRAQILAYKILGRGQPLPENLQLAVQGKRSLPTMQQQQQQQQQQQQQPQQQAPSASPYNRPAGMPMAPMGGPQSSPCPTPAMQGHNQSAGPKPWSDGQGCENQANTHKHLTPAASGRPSPAPPQASAVPAGPMPGSSGAPQPAGQQVSPMLQMQQKQNRITPIQKPQGLDPVGILQEREYRLQARIAHRIQELESLPGSLPPDLRTKATVELKALRLLNFQRQLRQDVVACMRRDTTLETALNSKAYRRSKRQTLREARMTEKLEKQQKLEQEKKRRQKHQEYLNSILQHAKDFKEYHRSVSGKVQKLTRAVANWHTNTEREQKKETERIEKERMRRLMAEDEEGYRKLIDQKKDKRLAYLLQQTDEYVANLTTLVYEHKAAQAAKEKKRRKKRKKKVDGDGEGTSAIGPDGEPMDESSQMSELPVKVIQTETGKVLQGTDAPKSSQLEAWLEMNPGYEVAPRSDSEESGSEFEEEEEEEMAKAETEEKIMDPNGDLVFVKATKHIIESAKQDVDDEYSVPAGQTSSQSYYGVAHAVIERVEKQSSLLINGTLKHYQIQGLEWMVSLYNNNLNGILADEMGLGKTIQTIALITYLMEHKRINGPFLIIVPLSTLSNWVYEFDKWAPSVVKISYKGTPALRRGFVPQLRSGKFNVLLTTYEYIIKDKQILAKIRWKYMIVDEGHRMKNHHCKLTQVLNTHYVAPRRLLLTGTPLQNKLPELWALLNFLLPTIFKSCSTFEQWFNAPFAMTGERVDLNEEETILIIRRLHKVLRPFLLRRLKKEVESQLPEKVEYVVKCDMSAIQKVLYRHMQKGILLTDGSEKDKKGKGGAKALMNTIMQLKKICNHPYMFQHIEESFAEHLGYPNGIISGHDLYRASGKFELLDRILPKLQATNHRALLFCQMTSLMTIMEDYFSFRNFQYLRLDGTTKSEDRATLLKKFNEEGSQYFIFLLSTRAGGLGLNLQAADTVVIFDSDWNPHQDLQAQDRAHRIGQQNEVRVLRLCTVNSVEEKILAAAKYKLNVDQKVIQAGMFDQKSSSHERRAFLQAILEHEEQNEEEDEVPDDETLNQMIARNEDEFELFMRMDMDRRREHARNPKRKPRLMEEDELPSWIMKDDAEVERLTYEEEEEKMFGRGSRCRRDVDYSDALTEKQWLRAIEDGNLEEMEEEIRLKKRKRKRRQDKDSSSRDDGGSKAKKRRGRPPAEKLSPNPPKLTKQMNTIIDTVINYRDGSGRQLSEVFVQLPSRKELPEYYELIRKPVDFKKIKDRVRNHKYRSVGDLEKDVMLLCHNAQTFNLEGSQIYEDSIVLQSVFKSARQKIAKDEESEDDSDEDDDDEDESETEAKSVRVKIKLSKEARSHDKGKKRQSRAKAKPVVSDDDSDEDQDDNDQSDKSKSDDD from the exons ATGTCCACCCCTTCAGACACACCAGGTGGTATGTCCCATCCTGGTCCTTCTCCGGGGGCAGGTCTATCCCCAGGGCCAATCTTAGGCCCCAGCCCTGGACCGGACCCTTCACCAGGTTCTGTTCACAGTATGATGGGACCCAGTCCTGGACCTGGAACACCCAGTGCACCTCACAGCATGCAGGGCCAGGGACAAAGCGATTACTCTCAGGACAGCATGTATCCTATGCACAAG ACCATGGAGGGAATGAATGACAAGTCCATGGCAGATGCGATGCACTTTGGCCACATGAAAGGTGTGGGGATGCGATCTCTGCATAGTGGTATGGGGCCTCCACAGAGTCCCATGGACCAGCACAACCAGG GATACATATCCCCCCATCCATCCCCCATGGGTGTCCATGAGCATGCCTCTAGTCCCATGtcaggaggtggtgggggaCCCACACCGCCCCACATGCCTCCCTCCCAGTCAGGCCCTATGATGCCCATGGATCCACAGGGAGCCATGCCCAACATGGGCCAACAGGGCCGGGGACCTTCTGCTTtcagtccagtccagctgcagcagctcagagctcaAATTCTGGCCTATAAGATCTTGGGCCGTGGGCAGCCCCTGCCTGAAAACCTCCAACTGGCTGTTCAGGGCAAGAGGAGcctacccacaatgcaacagcagcagcagcagcagcaacaacaacaacagcagccacagcagcaggcaCCTAGCGCTAGTCCTTACAACAGGCCTGCAG GTATGCCAATGGCACCTATGGGTGGTCCCCAGTCAAGTCCCTGCCCTACCCCAGCAATGCAAGGACACAATCAAAGCGCAGGACCCAAGCCTTGGTCTGATG GTCAGGGTTGTGAAAATCAAGCCAACACTCATAAGCACCTCACCCCTGCCGCCAGTGGACGCCCGTCCCCTGCACCACCTCAGGCTTCTGCTGTGCCAGCGGGGCCCATGCCAGGCAGCTCAGGGGCCCCTCAGCCTGCCGGGCAACAGGTGTCCCCCATGCTCcagatgcagcagaaacagaaccGCATCACGCCAATCCAGAAGCCCCAGGGCTTAGACCCAGTGGGGATCCTGCAAGAGAGAGAGTACAG ATTGCAGGCTCGGATTGCACATCGAATACAGGAGCTGGAAAGTTTGCCTGGCTCTCTGCCGCCTGACCTGAGAACCAAAGCCACAGTGGAGCTTAAGGCACTGCGTCTGCTCAACTTCCAGCGGCAG CTGAGGCAGGACGTAGTAGCATGTATGAGGCGAGACACGACCCTGGAGACAGCCCTCAACTCGAAGGCTTACAGACGCAGCAAGCGGCAGACGCTGAGGGAGGCACGCATGactgagaagctggagaaacagcagaagctggagcaggagaagaagcGCAGACAGAAACATCAG GAATATCTCAATAGTATCCTTCAGCATGCTAAAGACTTCAAAGAGTATCACCGCTCAGTGTCGGGTAAAGTCCAGAAACTCACCAGAGCTGTCGCCAACTGGCACACCAACACGGAGAGGGAGCAAAAGAAGGAGACTGAGAGAATCgagaaggagagaatgaggAGACTTATG GCAGAAGATGAAGAAGGCTACCGAAAACTAATTGACCAAAAGAAAGACAAGCGTCTGGCCTATTTGCTGCAGCAGACGGATGAATACGTGGCCAACCTCACCACCCTGGTGTATGAACACAAAGCTGCCCAAGCTGccaaggagaagaagaggaggaagaagagaaagaag AAGGTGGATGGAGATGGTGAAGGCACCAGTGCCATCGGACCTGATGGAGAG CCCATGGATGAGAGCAGCCAAATGAGTGAGCTGCCAGTCAAAGTGATTCAGACAGAAACTGGGAAAGTTTTGCAAGGAACAGACGCTCCCAAATCCAGCCAGCTGGAGGCCTGGCTGGAGATGAACCCTGG ATATGAAGTTGCCCCACGGTCAGACAGCGAGGAGAGCGGCTCAGAGTTTGAGGAAGAG gaggaagaggagatggccaaggcagaaacagaggagaagataATGGATCCCAATGGAGACTTAGTGTTTGTGAAGGCTACCAAGCACATCATCGA GTCGGCCAAGCAGGATGTGGATGATGAGTACAGTGTTCCTGCTGGACAAACCAGCTCCCAGTCTTACTATGGTGTGGCCCATGCTGTCATCGAGAGGGTGGAGAAGCAGTCGTcactgctgatcaatggcacACTCAAACATtatcag ATCCAGGGGCTGGAGTGGATGGTGTCCCTGTACAACAACAATCTAAATGGCATTCTGGCTGATGAAATGGGCCTCGGCAAAACCATCCAAACCATCGCCCTTATCACCTATCTGATGGAGCACAAGAGGATCAACGGTCCCTTTCTCATCATTGTTCCTCTCTC GACTTTGTCTAACTGGGTCTATGAATTTGACAAGTGGGCACCCTCTGTGGTCAAAATTTCTTACAAG GGCACCCCTGCTTTGCGCCGTGGATTTGTGCCTCAACTGCGCAGCGGGAAGTTCAATGTCTTGCTGACCACCTATGAATACATCATCAAGGACAAGCAAATACTGGCCAAG ATTCGTTGGAAGTATATGATTGTGGACGAGGGTCACCGCATGAAGAACCACCACTGTAAGCTGACCCAGGTGTTGAACACCCACTATGTGGCTCCCCGCCGCCTCCTTCTCACAGGTACACCACTGCAGAACAAGCTGCCTGAGCTGTGGGCCCTGCTCAACTTCCTCCTGCCCACCATCTTCAAGAGCTGCAGCACCTTCGAGCAGTGGTTCAACGCCCCGTTCGCCATGACAGGAGAGAGG GTTGATCTAAATGAGGAGGAAACCATCCTGATCATTCGGCGTTTGCATAAGGTGCTCCGCCCCTTCCTGCTGCGCAGACTGAAGAAAGAGGTGGAGTCTCAGCTGCCAGAGAAG GTGGAGTATGTCGTCAAATGTGACATGTCTGCTATACAGAAGGTTCTGTACCGTCACATGCAGAAAGGCATCCTCCTCACTGATGGctcagagaaagacaagaag GGCAAAGGAGGAGCAAAGGCCCTGATGAACACCATCATGCAGTTGAAGAAGATCTGCAACCATCCATACATGTTCCAGCACATTGAG GAATCCTTTGCTGAGCACTTGGGTTATCCAAACGGCATCATCAGTGG GCATGATCTGTATCGAGCTTCTGGGAAGTTTGAGCTCCTTGATCGCATCCTGCCAAAGCTACAGGCCACCAACCACAGAGCCCTGCTGTTCTGCCAAATGACGTCACTCATGACAATCATGGAAGACTACTTCAGCTTCCGCAACTTTCAGTATCTACGTCTTGATG GAACCACCAAGTCTGAAGACCGAGCAACACTGCTGAAAAAATTTAATGAGGAAGGATCTCAGTACTTCATCTTCCTGCTGAGTACCAGAGCCGGTGGCCTCGGCCTCAACCTGCAGGCTGCCGACACGGTCGTCATCTTTGACAGTGACTGGAACCCACACCAG GACCTCCAGGCTCAGGACCGGGCTCACCGAATTGGTCAGCAGAATGAGGTGCGTGTGCTTCGTCTCTGCACCGTCAACAGCGTTGAGGAAAAAATCCTGGCAGCTGCCAAATACAAACTCAACGTGGATCAGAAGGTCATCCAGGCAGGCATGTTCGACCAGAAGTCCTCAAGCCACGAGCGCCGTGCTTTCCTCCAGGCCATTTTAGAGCATGAGGAGCAGAATGAG GAAGAAGATGAAGTACCTGATGATGAAACTCTTAACCAGATGATAGCCCGCAATGAAGATGAATTTGAGCTCTTCATG CGGATGGACATGGACCGACGGCGGGAGCACGCCAGGAACCCAAAGCGTAAGCCTCGTCTAATGGAGGAGGATGAGTTGCCTTCTTGGATCATGAAAGATGATGCAGAGGTGGAGCGCCTCACgtatgaagaggaggaggagaagatgttCGGCCGAGGATCACGCTGTCGTCGGGACGTGGACTACAGTGACGCGCTGACCGAAAAACAGTGGCTGCGG GCCATTGAGGATGGAAACctggaagagatggaggaggagatcCGACTGAAAAAGCGCAAACGAAAGAGACGTCAGGACAAGGACTCATCGAGCCGAGATGATGGTGGGTCGAAGGCCAAGAAGAGACGTGGGCGCCCACCCGCTGAGAAACTCTCCCCAAACCCCCCCAAACTCACCAAGCAAATGAACACCATCATTGATACGGTCATCAACTACAGAGATGG GTCAGGAAGACAACTAAGCGAAGTCTTTGTCCAGTTACCATCCAGGAAGGAGCTCCCAGAATATTATGAGCTAATCAGAAAACCCGTGGACTTCAAGAAGATCAAG GATCGTGTGAGAAACCATAAATACAGGAGTGTGGGAGACCTGGAGAAGGATGTGATGCTGCTTTGTCACAACGCCCAGACCTTCAACCTGGAAGGATCCCAG ATATACGAAGACTCCATTgtccttcagtctgtgtttaaGAGTGCCAGGCAGAAGATTGCCAAGGACGAAGAGAGCGAAGATGACAgcgatgaggatgatgatgacgagGATGAGTCAGAGACCGAGG